The segment AAAAAAGTTCCTATTTTAATAGATGAATCACTACATCCAGCAATTCCTATATTTATCGCCTTTTGTATTTCATAATTTTGATATATAAAATCCATAGATTTAAGTGTGTTTTCTTTTCCTATTCCAGATACTATTAATATATATTTATTATCTTCATCAAAAAAAAGTTTATTACCCTTTGGTAAATTCTCAATTGTTGTATCTTGTTTTAGTTTTAGGAAGTTAATTAAGCTTTGTGCTTCGCAAAGAAGTGCAGTGTGTATAAATGTCTTAGACATGGAAGTAAAACTAAGACCTTAGTCTTAGTTTTTAAGCTTTTATTATTTTCTAAGCTCTTTAATTTTAGCTTTTTTACCAGTAAGACCTCTTAGGTAATGTAATTTAGCTCTTCTTACTCTACCTCTTCTTACTACTTCAAAAGATTTTAATGACTCAGAG is part of the Arcobacter arenosus genome and harbors:
- a CDS encoding 5'-methylthioadenosine/S-adenosylhomocysteine nucleosidase, which translates into the protein MSKTFIHTALLCEAQSLINFLKLKQDTTIENLPKGNKLFFDEDNKYILIVSGIGKENTLKSMDFIYQNYEIQKAINIGIAGCSDSSIKIGTFFCINRLLPNINFAPITTVEKPLETDEELQTVLVDMEAKYFLEKAKEYTKEVYSFKIVSDYLDATIPKKSFVIELIEKNKEKWKLFL